From one Tetragenococcus osmophilus genomic stretch:
- the sufB gene encoding Fe-S cluster assembly protein SufB, with protein sequence MRGATKLTVETKSRDYEYGFHDDVTPVYSSGSGLTEETVREMSRLKKEPQWMLDYRLHSLELFHKIPLPDWGPDLSEINFDDVIYFQRSSEKNTNNWDDVPDKIKNTFERLGIPQAERKYLAGAAAQYESEVVYHNMKEEFAKQGVIFTDTDTALQKYPELVKEYFASVISNSEHKFTALNGAVWSGGTFIYVPKGVQCEIPVQTYFRINGENAGQFERSLIIVDEGASIQYIEGCTAPNYSANSLHAASVEIVVKKDAFCRYTTIQNWSDNVYNLVTERGTVEENGTLEWIDGNLGSKVNMKYPCSILKGPHSKTSVLSMAFANYGQHLDAGCKVYHNASNTSSTLISKSVAKGGGKTDYRGQVSFGRDSTGSKSHIECDTILMDDESTSDTIPYNEILNNNVALEHEASVSKISEDQLFYLMSRGISEEDATAMIINGFMDPITKELPMEYAVEMNQLINMSMEGSVG encoded by the coding sequence ATGAGAGGGGCTACAAAATTGACAGTAGAAACTAAAAGTAGGGACTATGAATATGGCTTTCATGATGATGTTACCCCTGTTTATTCTAGTGGTAGTGGGTTAACTGAAGAAACTGTACGAGAAATGTCTCGTTTAAAAAAAGAACCGCAATGGATGCTTGATTATCGATTGCATTCATTAGAGCTATTTCATAAGATTCCTTTGCCCGATTGGGGACCGGATTTATCCGAGATTAATTTTGATGATGTGATTTATTTTCAACGCTCTAGTGAAAAAAATACGAACAATTGGGATGATGTACCAGATAAAATAAAAAACACTTTTGAACGCTTAGGCATTCCTCAAGCCGAACGTAAATACTTAGCAGGAGCAGCTGCGCAGTATGAGTCTGAGGTGGTTTATCATAATATGAAAGAAGAGTTTGCCAAACAAGGTGTGATTTTTACTGATACGGATACTGCCTTGCAAAAATATCCAGAACTAGTCAAAGAGTATTTTGCTAGTGTGATTTCTAATTCTGAACATAAGTTTACCGCATTAAATGGGGCAGTTTGGTCGGGAGGTACATTTATATATGTTCCTAAAGGTGTTCAGTGCGAGATTCCAGTTCAAACGTATTTTCGAATTAATGGTGAAAATGCAGGCCAATTTGAGCGATCGTTAATTATTGTCGATGAAGGAGCTTCTATCCAATATATTGAAGGATGTACGGCGCCAAACTATTCAGCAAATAGCCTCCACGCAGCTAGCGTTGAAATCGTTGTGAAAAAAGATGCTTTTTGCCGTTATACGACTATTCAAAACTGGTCAGATAATGTGTATAATCTGGTTACTGAAAGAGGTACAGTAGAAGAAAATGGAACTTTGGAATGGATTGATGGTAATCTTGGGAGTAAGGTAAATATGAAATACCCATGTAGTATTTTAAAAGGCCCTCATTCTAAAACTTCCGTATTGTCAATGGCTTTTGCTAATTATGGCCAACACTTAGATGCGGGTTGTAAAGTGTATCACAACGCTTCAAATACTTCCAGTACATTAATTTCCAAATCAGTGGCAAAAGGCGGTGGAAAAACTGATTACCGTGGGCAAGTTTCGTTTGGTCGTGATAGCACTGGATCTAAATCCCATATTGAATGTGATACGATTTTAATGGATGACGAATCTACTTCTGATACGATTCCTTATAATGAAATTTTAAATAATAATGTTGCTTTAGAACATGAAGCTAGTGTATCCAAAATTTCTGAGGACCAATTATTTTACTTAATGTCACGTGGTATTAGTGAAGAAGACGCTACAGCGATGATTATCAATGGATTTATGGACCCCATTACCAAAGAACTACCGATGGAATATGCAGTAGAAATGAACCAACTGATCAATATGAGCATGGAAGGTTCAGTTGGTTAA
- a CDS encoding PTS fructose transporter subunit IIB codes for MKIVGVAACTVGIAHTYIAQEKLEEAGKKAGHEVHIETSGTIGVENALSPEQIQEADVVILAIDVKISDRERFESKRVLQVPTEVAIKSPNKLIQKAEEVVKEDQKNK; via the coding sequence ATGAAAATAGTTGGAGTAGCAGCATGTACAGTAGGGATTGCTCATACGTATATTGCACAAGAAAAGTTAGAAGAAGCAGGAAAAAAAGCAGGTCATGAAGTACACATTGAAACCAGTGGCACGATTGGCGTAGAAAATGCCCTAAGTCCGGAACAAATTCAAGAAGCAGATGTAGTTATCTTAGCAATTGATGTCAAAATTAGTGATCGTGAAAGGTTTGAGAGTAAGCGTGTACTCCAAGTACCAACTGAGGTGGCTATAAAATCACCGAACAAATTGATTCAAAAAGCTGAAGAGGTTGTAAAAGAAGATCAAAAAAATAAGTAG
- a CDS encoding PTS fructose transporter subunit IIC: METIRRLNLKGHLLTAISYLIPIVCGAGFLVAIGSAMGGENPADLTGNFSIWDVLATLGGTTLGLLPVVISTGISYSIAEKVGIAPGFIVGLTANAIEAGFIGGLLGGFIAGYMTILIVKFLKVPEWAKGLMTTLVIPFLSALVSGLIMVYVIGTPISAFTTWLTGVLNSLNSSSILVFGIVVGLLSAVDYGGPINKTVFAFVLTLQAEGINEPITALQLVNTATPIGFGLAHLFGKVINKQIYTPTEVETLKSTVPMGVVNVVEGVIPLAMNDIIRSVIASAIGGAAGGAVSMTLGADSTVPFGGVLMLPTMSRPMAGILALLANIVVTALVLVVIKKKLSPEDLEAQKEVEEEDIDLNDIQIS; encoded by the coding sequence ATGGAAACAATCAGGCGTTTAAATCTAAAAGGGCACCTATTAACGGCGATCTCGTATTTGATACCGATCGTTTGTGGAGCAGGATTTTTAGTTGCCATTGGTTCAGCCATGGGAGGAGAAAATCCGGCAGATTTAACGGGAAATTTTAGCATTTGGGATGTACTTGCAACGCTCGGAGGAACTACATTAGGACTACTACCAGTTGTTATTTCCACGGGTATTTCTTACTCAATTGCTGAAAAAGTAGGAATTGCACCTGGATTTATTGTAGGGTTAACAGCTAATGCAATAGAAGCCGGTTTTATTGGTGGCTTATTAGGAGGCTTTATTGCAGGATACATGACTATTTTAATCGTGAAATTTTTAAAAGTACCAGAATGGGCTAAAGGGTTAATGACAACCTTAGTGATCCCCTTTTTAAGTGCACTAGTAAGCGGATTAATTATGGTCTATGTTATCGGCACACCGATTTCTGCATTTACTACTTGGCTAACAGGCGTATTAAATAGTTTAAATTCTTCATCCATTCTTGTATTTGGTATAGTAGTAGGTCTTTTAAGTGCAGTTGACTATGGAGGACCGATTAATAAAACGGTTTTTGCTTTTGTCTTGACTTTGCAAGCTGAAGGTATTAACGAACCGATTACTGCTCTGCAACTAGTTAATACTGCTACGCCCATTGGTTTTGGTTTAGCTCATCTTTTTGGTAAAGTCATTAACAAACAAATTTACACACCGACTGAGGTTGAAACGTTGAAATCTACTGTTCCTATGGGAGTCGTAAATGTTGTCGAAGGTGTTATTCCGCTAGCGATGAACGACATTATTCGCAGTGTAATAGCAAGTGCAATAGGAGGGGCCGCTGGTGGTGCAGTTTCTATGACTTTAGGTGCGGATTCGACTGTACCTTTTGGCGGCGTATTAATGCTACCAACGATGTCAAGACCTATGGCGGGTATTTTGGCATTACTTGCAAACATTGTAGTTACAGCTTTAGTGTTGGTAGTTATTAAAAAGAAACTTTCTCCTGAAGACCTTGAAGCGCAAAAAGAAGTTGAAGAAGAAGACATTGATTTGAATGATATTCAAATCTCCTAA
- a CDS encoding PTS sugar transporter subunit IIA, translated as MEISEILDKNIIETNLNVATKEEAIEHIVASLKTNDYISEEKAFAQDIYNREKEGKTGIGNYIAIPHGKSSVVDKVGVAIFINKQEIPWESIDEHGVKVIVLFAVGDSNEGAEQHLKLLALFAKKLGNEKVVQNLLAANTADEVIASFAQ; from the coding sequence ATGGAAATTAGCGAAATCTTAGATAAAAACATTATTGAAACAAATCTGAATGTTGCGACAAAGGAAGAAGCTATCGAGCATATTGTTGCTTCGTTAAAAACAAATGATTATATTTCAGAAGAAAAAGCATTTGCCCAAGATATTTATAATCGTGAAAAAGAAGGAAAGACAGGGATTGGCAATTATATTGCCATTCCCCATGGGAAAAGTTCTGTTGTAGATAAGGTAGGTGTAGCGATTTTTATTAATAAACAAGAGATCCCTTGGGAATCGATCGATGAGCACGGAGTCAAAGTCATTGTATTATTCGCTGTGGGAGATAGCAATGAAGGAGCAGAGCAGCACTTAAAATTATTAGCTCTTTTTGCTAAAAAGTTAGGGAACGAAAAAGTGGTACAAAATTTATTAGCAGCCAACACGGCTGATGAAGTGATTGCTAGTTTTGCTCAATAG
- a CDS encoding flavodoxin has product MTLAKIIYASMTGNTEEISEILEEQLIQLDIEVERLEAEDAEEDFFDNADICVLATYTYDEGELPFDLEDFYDDLPDRDLSGKIYGVVGSGDSDLYPDFFCVAADEFDRLFSEAGAKRGHEVVKIENDAEDEDKLRLEEFVAALVNS; this is encoded by the coding sequence ATGACATTGGCAAAAATTATATATGCAAGTATGACTGGAAATACAGAAGAAATTTCGGAGATTTTAGAAGAGCAATTGATTCAATTAGATATAGAAGTTGAGCGATTAGAAGCAGAAGATGCTGAAGAAGACTTCTTTGATAATGCAGACATTTGTGTTCTAGCGACTTATACTTATGATGAAGGAGAATTACCTTTTGATTTAGAAGATTTTTACGATGATTTACCTGACCGCGATCTTTCAGGAAAAATTTATGGCGTTGTCGGAAGTGGTGACAGTGACTTATATCCTGACTTTTTCTGTGTTGCAGCTGATGAGTTTGATCGTTTATTTAGCGAAGCAGGGGCTAAGCGAGGACATGAGGTCGTAAAAATTGAAAATGATGCAGAAGATGAAGATAAGCTCCGGTTAGAAGAATTTGTAGCGGCATTAGTTAATAGCTAA
- a CDS encoding cyclase family protein, with the protein MSKITESIRFLKEQDWIDLTHTVTPEMPYFQAFRPISEKTLYTVQADGFFAKEYALATQYGTHIDAPIHFSEGKRSLEALEIEDFVLPLLVIHKEKEVESNHDYILTVDDILAFEREYGDIPSGSFVAFSSGWSKRWSHSESYYNLDENGQAHTPGWSVEALKFLHKKRAVKAVGHETLDTDPAVEEAKNGHLLGELYWLSTDNYQVEVMNNLFKVPAKGAAIIIGAPKIKAAPGFNVRAFAIAPKENE; encoded by the coding sequence ATGAGTAAAATTACTGAGAGTATTCGTTTTTTAAAAGAACAAGATTGGATCGACCTAACGCATACAGTTACACCAGAAATGCCGTATTTTCAGGCTTTTAGACCGATTTCAGAGAAAACACTATATACAGTTCAAGCTGATGGATTTTTTGCCAAAGAATATGCATTAGCTACGCAATATGGTACTCATATTGATGCCCCTATTCATTTTTCTGAAGGAAAAAGATCACTTGAAGCATTGGAGATTGAAGACTTTGTTCTACCATTATTGGTGATCCACAAAGAAAAAGAAGTAGAATCTAATCATGATTATATATTAACCGTAGACGATATTTTAGCTTTTGAAAGAGAATATGGAGACATTCCGTCTGGCAGTTTTGTTGCTTTTTCTAGCGGTTGGTCCAAGCGATGGAGTCATTCAGAAAGTTATTATAACTTAGATGAAAATGGGCAAGCGCATACACCGGGCTGGTCTGTGGAAGCATTAAAATTTTTACATAAAAAACGAGCTGTAAAAGCAGTCGGACACGAAACGTTAGATACAGATCCAGCTGTAGAAGAAGCTAAAAACGGCCATTTACTCGGTGAGTTATATTGGTTATCCACTGATAACTACCAAGTTGAAGTAATGAATAACTTGTTCAAGGTTCCTGCTAAAGGGGCTGCGATTATCATTGGAGCACCAAAGATTAAAGCAGCACCTGGATTTAACGTACGAGCCTTTGCCATTGCACCAAAAGAAAACGAATAG
- a CDS encoding BglG family transcription antiterminator → MTAKENREQSLLLLLSKQRDYITSNKLANDLAVSKKTIYRLVKKINENYPEGDLISSEKGRGYKLDYEKYISMNLTQMDNSSSAYSPEERRNRIMEELLLSSPKAKNVYDLFKDYYVGDSVIFNDEQVISDQLAEYQLKLIRKNRTLAIQGEEGNIRQAIADFIQAFNTVDIDELASVKESRLNTYDALFVLNQIKKMEKNLKMTLPYPYNINIFSHLYILITRSRNVGLLKINDWNVLTKEEKEQLSKDTTLYEVANSTITNIEQYLNRSLPEIEIFYLYQYLASSRMQSVVDDTDKFSEQVTQITYTYMEEMSEKLGISIFDTRFFSDLANHIKPMINRLKHKIRIKNGLLDEIKLSYKEIYGKVDSVSKTISQQYHLPLINEDENGFITLYFARVLETYQLPIKTLIVCTTGVGTSELLKAKIEKKFPELDVMDVVATKNLDQFLKNYPATELVLSTIKLKQSLPVNSLLVSAMLTADDQRRIQQKIEEINHDE, encoded by the coding sequence ATGACGGCAAAAGAAAACCGGGAACAAAGTCTGTTACTCCTTCTATCAAAACAAAGAGATTATATCACTTCGAATAAATTAGCGAACGATTTAGCGGTTTCTAAAAAAACAATCTATCGTTTGGTTAAAAAAATCAATGAGAACTATCCAGAAGGTGATTTAATTTCTTCTGAAAAAGGACGGGGATATAAATTAGATTATGAAAAGTATATTTCCATGAATTTGACACAAATGGATAATAGTTCTTCTGCTTATTCACCTGAGGAAAGACGGAATCGAATCATGGAGGAATTATTGTTATCTTCCCCAAAAGCTAAAAATGTATACGATTTATTTAAAGATTACTATGTAGGAGATTCAGTGATTTTTAACGATGAGCAAGTCATCTCGGATCAGTTGGCAGAATATCAATTAAAGTTAATCAGGAAAAATCGTACATTAGCTATCCAAGGAGAAGAAGGAAATATACGACAAGCGATAGCTGATTTCATACAAGCTTTTAATACAGTAGACATTGATGAATTAGCAAGTGTAAAGGAATCAAGGTTAAATACTTATGACGCGTTGTTTGTTCTTAACCAAATAAAGAAAATGGAGAAAAACTTAAAAATGACACTTCCATATCCATATAATATTAACATTTTTTCGCACCTTTATATTTTAATCACGCGTTCAAGAAATGTTGGCTTATTGAAAATTAATGACTGGAACGTTTTGACAAAAGAAGAAAAAGAGCAACTTTCAAAAGATACTACATTGTATGAAGTTGCAAATAGCACAATTACAAATATTGAGCAATATTTAAATAGAAGTTTACCTGAAATTGAAATCTTTTATCTGTATCAATACTTAGCTTCTTCTCGTATGCAAAGTGTAGTTGATGACACGGATAAATTTTCTGAGCAAGTAACTCAAATTACATATACTTATATGGAAGAAATGAGTGAAAAATTAGGAATTTCCATCTTTGATACACGATTTTTTTCTGATCTAGCGAACCATATCAAACCAATGATTAATCGTTTAAAACATAAAATACGTATTAAAAATGGTTTATTGGATGAAATTAAACTTTCTTATAAAGAAATTTACGGAAAAGTAGATAGTGTTTCTAAAACAATAAGTCAACAGTATCATTTGCCCTTGATTAATGAAGATGAAAATGGATTTATTACACTCTATTTTGCCAGAGTACTGGAAACTTACCAGCTACCAATTAAAACGTTAATTGTGTGTACTACAGGAGTTGGAACTTCAGAACTATTAAAAGCGAAGATTGAAAAGAAATTTCCGGAATTAGATGTTATGGACGTTGTAGCAACTAAAAACTTAGACCAATTTCTTAAAAATTATCCAGCGACTGAATTAGTCTTAAGCACAATTAAGTTAAAACAATCATTACCTGTTAACTCGTTATTGGTAAGTGCTATGTTAACTGCTGATGATCAGAGAAGGATTCAACAGAAAATTGAGGAGATCAATCATGATGAATAG
- the spxB gene encoding pyruvate oxidase: MTNQKIDGWVAGLKVLEEWGVNDVFGIPAGSLNSLMDALEKEQDNINFIQVRHEETGAQGAAMYAKFNDKLGVCIGSAGPGATHLYNGLYDAKFDHVPVLAILGQRALRESNMDAFQEMNQNPLFNDVAVYNRRVAYPEQLPKVLDEGIRAAIANKGVAAVEVPVDFGWEQLDTATRYSSAEDYRDFPELGLNETDIDAAVEALSNAKRPVIYAGKGTRGHSEDVIALSRKIKAPVAITGINFDDYNYEFDALLGSAHRVGWKPANEVFEEADAVLFAGSNFPFAEITGKFDHVDKFIQVDIDQQKLGKRHFADVAILGDAATAIRAITDKIDEKEDNGWYQANVDNAANWKAYMQKLENKTSGPLQLYQVFKAINDVSKENAAYSIDVGNTTQTSIRHLHMTPKNLWRTSEVFATMGNGLPGALAAKLGQPNRQVWNLSGDGGFSMAMQDVVTAVKYNLPSIHVIFTNERFGFIRDEQEDTNDNYYGVDITDVDFAAIAKAQGAVGYTVTEISQLEDVFAKAKADEEAGRVVLIDAKITEERPLPVEELKLGPYFFSKNEVDEFKSRYEAEELQPFSHYLEEHGLEVEQHNN; encoded by the coding sequence ATGACTAATCAAAAAATAGATGGATGGGTAGCAGGACTCAAAGTACTCGAAGAGTGGGGCGTAAATGACGTCTTCGGTATTCCTGCAGGCTCATTAAATTCTTTGATGGATGCACTTGAAAAGGAACAAGACAATATTAACTTTATTCAAGTTCGTCATGAAGAAACAGGAGCGCAAGGTGCAGCAATGTACGCTAAATTCAACGACAAATTAGGTGTTTGTATTGGCTCTGCCGGACCTGGCGCAACTCATTTGTACAACGGTTTATATGACGCAAAATTTGACCATGTTCCAGTATTAGCTATTTTGGGTCAACGTGCACTCAGAGAATCTAACATGGATGCTTTCCAAGAAATGAACCAAAATCCATTATTTAATGATGTAGCAGTGTATAATCGTCGTGTGGCTTATCCTGAGCAATTGCCTAAAGTGCTTGATGAAGGTATTCGCGCAGCAATTGCAAATAAAGGTGTAGCTGCTGTTGAAGTTCCAGTTGATTTTGGTTGGGAACAGTTAGACACAGCAACTCGTTATTCATCTGCTGAAGACTACCGCGATTTCCCTGAACTTGGGTTAAATGAAACAGATATCGATGCAGCAGTCGAAGCTTTATCCAACGCTAAACGTCCAGTGATTTATGCTGGGAAAGGTACACGTGGTCATTCAGAAGACGTTATTGCATTAAGTCGTAAAATTAAAGCACCTGTTGCTATCACAGGAATTAACTTTGACGATTACAACTATGAATTTGATGCACTTTTGGGTTCTGCTCACCGTGTAGGTTGGAAACCAGCAAATGAAGTTTTTGAAGAAGCAGACGCGGTCCTTTTTGCTGGTAGTAATTTCCCATTTGCTGAAATAACAGGCAAATTTGATCATGTGGACAAGTTTATCCAAGTTGATATTGACCAACAAAAACTAGGTAAACGTCATTTTGCTGACGTTGCAATTCTTGGTGATGCTGCTACTGCTATTAGAGCCATTACAGATAAGATTGACGAAAAAGAAGATAATGGTTGGTATCAAGCAAATGTTGATAATGCTGCAAACTGGAAGGCTTATATGCAAAAATTAGAAAATAAAACTTCTGGACCTTTACAACTTTATCAAGTATTTAAAGCAATTAATGATGTATCCAAAGAAAATGCTGCTTACTCAATTGACGTAGGTAATACTACACAAACTTCTATTCGTCACTTACACATGACACCGAAAAACTTATGGCGTACTTCTGAAGTATTCGCCACTATGGGTAATGGTTTACCAGGTGCTTTGGCAGCTAAATTAGGACAACCTAACCGTCAGGTTTGGAACTTATCTGGTGACGGTGGTTTTTCTATGGCAATGCAAGATGTTGTTACAGCTGTGAAGTACAATCTACCTTCTATTCATGTAATATTTACCAACGAGCGTTTTGGTTTTATTCGTGATGAACAAGAAGACACAAACGATAACTACTACGGTGTTGATATAACAGATGTAGACTTTGCAGCAATTGCTAAAGCGCAAGGAGCTGTAGGTTATACAGTTACCGAAATTTCACAATTAGAAGATGTTTTTGCAAAAGCAAAAGCTGATGAAGAAGCAGGACGCGTTGTATTAATCGATGCTAAAATTACAGAAGAACGTCCACTTCCAGTAGAAGAATTGAAATTAGGTCCATACTTCTTCTCAAAAAATGAAGTAGACGAATTCAAATCACGCTATGAAGCTGAAGAACTACAACCATTTAGCCATTACTTGGAAGAACATGGTTTGGAAGTTGAACAACACAACAACTAA
- the alsE gene encoding D-allulose 6-phosphate 3-epimerase, translating to MNNVQFSPSLMTMNLDKFKEEVRFLNKHVDSYHIDIMDGHYVPNISLSPWFIEEIRKISDIPMSAHLMVTDPSFWVQQLVDIKCEWICIHAEVLDGLAFRLIDQIHDAGLKAGIVLNPETPVETIYPYISLLDKVTIMTVDPGFAGQKFIDSSLEKIVQLRELRDKNNYQYLIEMDGSSNRKSFAKIDKAGPDIYIVGRSGLFGLAENIEKSWQTMMKDYKETTGKNYYKE from the coding sequence ATGAACAATGTACAATTTTCACCATCATTAATGACCATGAATCTGGACAAATTTAAGGAAGAAGTCCGCTTTTTAAATAAACATGTAGATTCTTATCATATCGACATCATGGATGGTCATTATGTACCTAATATTTCTTTATCTCCATGGTTTATTGAAGAGATTCGAAAAATAAGCGATATTCCTATGTCTGCCCATTTGATGGTGACAGATCCAAGTTTTTGGGTCCAACAATTAGTAGATATAAAATGTGAATGGATTTGTATTCACGCAGAAGTACTGGACGGACTTGCTTTTCGTTTAATTGATCAGATTCATGATGCAGGATTAAAAGCAGGGATTGTGTTAAATCCAGAAACACCAGTAGAAACAATTTATCCGTATATTTCTTTATTAGATAAAGTGACGATAATGACGGTTGATCCAGGCTTTGCGGGACAAAAGTTTATTGATTCAAGTTTAGAAAAAATTGTTCAGTTAAGAGAATTAAGAGATAAAAATAATTATCAATATTTAATTGAAATGGACGGTTCATCCAATCGTAAATCTTTTGCGAAAATTGATAAAGCTGGGCCAGATATCTACATTGTTGGAAGAAGTGGATTATTTGGGTTAGCAGAAAATATTGAAAAATCTTGGCAAACCATGATGAAAGACTATAAAGAAACTACTGGTAAGAATTATTATAAAGAATAA
- a CDS encoding PTS sugar transporter subunit IIA, translating into MMNSQRFNVYPKKSFSSKDEVLTFLGKESSRLVGIPAMEFKEQLLKREEQGSIEIAPGILLPHFESPSFTQSKVLLLSLNPEVKGWNSEINNVKLVIVILLKAEEERPVKQEIAAFTRKLADDKYLDELMKLGNEYNN; encoded by the coding sequence ATGATGAATAGCCAACGATTCAATGTTTACCCAAAAAAGAGTTTTTCTTCCAAAGATGAAGTTTTGACATTTTTAGGAAAAGAAAGTAGTCGGTTAGTAGGTATCCCTGCAATGGAATTTAAAGAGCAATTGTTAAAACGGGAAGAACAAGGAAGCATAGAAATTGCTCCTGGGATTTTACTCCCTCATTTTGAAAGCCCTTCTTTTACTCAAAGTAAAGTACTCCTTCTTTCTTTAAACCCAGAAGTAAAAGGCTGGAATTCAGAGATAAACAACGTCAAATTAGTTATAGTTATTTTATTAAAAGCCGAAGAAGAAAGGCCTGTAAAACAAGAAATAGCAGCATTTACTCGAAAATTAGCAGATGACAAGTATTTAGATGAATTAATGAAATTAGGAAATGAATATAATAATTAA